Proteins from a single region of Catenulispora acidiphila DSM 44928:
- a CDS encoding PhzF family phenazine biosynthesis protein, protein MNRPIPIVDTFADARFAGNPAAVAVCPEFPDAAVMQDAAHRIAVPTTAFVVPDPERPAVYRIRWFTPHAEINLCGHATIASTRCLSDLPENAGVDRLEFVSANGVLFTQWADGLVAIDLPADPPVPCDPPPELLAALRVGEGTGIGVVGCALSSDDVLVELESPEAVAAVRPDFEALGRLPYRGNVVTARDASDSDVDFASRTFFPCYGVNEDQVCVTAHCKLAPFWARKLGRARLTAIQPSARGGRLEVEDLGERVLVRGSAVLRPEPAVVGVGELFGAVR, encoded by the coding sequence ATGAACCGACCTATTCCCATCGTTGACACCTTCGCCGACGCCCGGTTCGCCGGGAACCCGGCCGCCGTCGCGGTGTGTCCGGAGTTCCCGGACGCCGCCGTGATGCAGGACGCGGCGCACCGCATCGCCGTGCCCACGACCGCGTTCGTGGTGCCGGACCCGGAGCGGCCCGCGGTGTACCGCATCCGCTGGTTCACCCCGCACGCCGAGATCAACCTGTGCGGGCACGCGACGATCGCGAGCACCCGGTGCTTGTCCGATCTGCCGGAGAACGCCGGCGTCGACCGGTTGGAGTTCGTCTCCGCCAACGGCGTGCTGTTCACTCAGTGGGCTGACGGCCTTGTCGCCATCGACCTGCCCGCCGACCCGCCAGTGCCCTGCGATCCGCCGCCGGAGCTGTTGGCGGCGCTGCGGGTGGGGGAGGGGACCGGGATCGGTGTCGTCGGCTGCGCGTTGTCCAGCGACGACGTGCTCGTCGAGCTGGAGTCGCCGGAAGCGGTCGCGGCGGTGCGTCCGGATTTCGAGGCGCTGGGACGGCTTCCGTACCGGGGCAACGTGGTCACGGCACGGGACGCCTCCGATTCCGACGTCGACTTCGCCTCGCGGACCTTCTTTCCCTGCTACGGCGTGAACGAGGACCAGGTCTGCGTCACCGCGCACTGCAAGCTCGCGCCGTTCTGGGCGCGCAAGCTCGGCCGGGCGCGGCTGACCGCGATCCAGCCCAGCGCGCGCGGCGGACGGCTGGAGGTCGAGGATCTGGGGGAGCGGGTGCTGGTGCGGGGGAGCGCCGTGCTGCGTCCGGAGCCCGCGGTGGTCGGCGTCGGCGAGCTGTTCGGGGCGGTCCGGTGA
- a CDS encoding TenA family transcriptional regulator, producing MTATSFGDRLADSPVYKSFCDHRFFAAVDTAEFSKEQAEILIEQWWHPLHYFPTFLARCVSVLPDIASKSAITAILNQETGGGRVDRAHEIIYTESMDKCGFSAAKVTGTDPYPETAALVEGYRSASEQRESALGFIFATETTDLLMVSSIGKAIQRTTGVTDNEWVDIHIMQEPDHVEEANHALTADFTPEAEQAVLDAADRMWQLWTEFFDRLASEAGVAAAAGAAGAADASGTTGTPA from the coding sequence ATGACCGCGACGTCGTTCGGCGACCGCCTCGCCGACAGCCCCGTCTACAAGAGTTTCTGCGACCACCGGTTCTTCGCCGCGGTGGACACCGCGGAGTTCTCCAAGGAGCAGGCTGAAATCCTCATCGAGCAGTGGTGGCATCCGCTGCACTACTTCCCCACCTTCCTGGCGCGCTGCGTCTCGGTCCTGCCGGACATCGCCTCCAAGAGCGCGATCACCGCGATCCTGAACCAGGAGACCGGCGGCGGGCGCGTGGACCGCGCCCACGAGATCATCTACACCGAGTCGATGGACAAGTGCGGCTTCAGCGCCGCCAAGGTCACCGGCACCGATCCCTACCCGGAGACCGCCGCGCTGGTCGAGGGCTACCGCTCGGCATCGGAGCAACGCGAGTCCGCCCTGGGCTTCATCTTCGCCACCGAGACCACCGACCTGCTCATGGTTTCCTCCATCGGCAAGGCGATCCAGCGCACCACCGGCGTCACCGACAACGAGTGGGTCGACATCCACATCATGCAGGAGCCCGATCACGTCGAGGAGGCGAACCACGCGCTGACCGCGGACTTCACGCCCGAGGCAGAGCAGGCGGTGCTGGACGCCGCCGACCGGATGTGGCAGCTGTGGACCGAGTTCTTCGACCGCCTCGCCTCGGAAGCAGGAGTGGCGGCAGCGGCGGGAGCAGCCGGAGCCGCGGACGCGTCGGGGACCACCGGAACGCCGGCCTGA
- a CDS encoding aspartyl/asparaginyl beta-hydroxylase domain-containing protein gives MRTQYVAALELDEGRLAKDLETSASFNYSEAYSNYLIGGPWKSAMLYSAGGDAGDGLLTDYDYRQSSDFTDYGRQMPYLQELISTSVDLSRLTFVRLARFAKSVIVPHRDFLELEEIPEDKRSAHRLHIPLATHEECFFSEDNVVYRMRAGELWYFDASRIHSVVSFAEEPRIHLIFDFADRPGAGSLVTVPGEPEGAGVPAASAVDRPQLSDAERAALARLADVLTMDTFSEIFSVLVKKHFRRDGGEHFVWDTLTALARACPDPAVLPHTQELRRYFTLERPSGSGQA, from the coding sequence ATGCGCACGCAGTACGTGGCCGCTCTCGAGCTGGACGAGGGACGCCTGGCCAAGGACCTGGAGACCAGCGCCTCCTTCAACTACTCCGAGGCCTACAGCAACTACCTGATCGGCGGACCGTGGAAGAGCGCCATGCTCTACTCCGCCGGCGGCGACGCCGGGGACGGTCTGCTCACCGACTACGACTACCGGCAGAGCTCTGATTTCACCGACTACGGACGGCAGATGCCGTATCTGCAGGAGCTGATCAGCACCTCGGTGGACCTGAGCCGGCTCACCTTCGTCCGCCTGGCGCGCTTCGCCAAGAGCGTCATCGTCCCGCACCGCGACTTCCTGGAACTCGAGGAGATCCCCGAGGACAAGCGCTCCGCGCACCGCCTGCACATCCCGCTGGCGACCCACGAGGAGTGCTTCTTCAGCGAGGACAACGTCGTCTACCGGATGCGCGCCGGCGAGCTCTGGTACTTCGACGCCTCCCGCATCCACTCCGTCGTCTCCTTCGCCGAGGAGCCCCGGATCCATCTCATCTTCGACTTCGCCGACCGCCCCGGTGCCGGATCCCTGGTCACCGTGCCCGGCGAGCCCGAGGGCGCCGGCGTCCCGGCGGCCTCGGCGGTGGACCGGCCGCAGCTGTCCGACGCCGAACGCGCCGCGCTGGCCCGGCTGGCCGACGTCCTCACCATGGACACGTTCAGCGAGATCTTCTCCGTCCTGGTCAAGAAGCACTTCCGCCGCGACGGCGGCGAGCACTTCGTCTGGGACACCCTCACCGCGCTCGCGCGCGCCTGCCCGGACCCGGCGGTCCTTCCGCACACGCAGGAGCTGCGGCGGTACTTCACATTGGAGCGACCCTCAGGGAGTGGACAAGCATGA
- a CDS encoding non-ribosomal peptide synthetase — protein MSSSLRPAPSECVGPVAVPACPPDVLAACAEELARRLARRVRLIHGEHERVLPPPDAGPADAALLVSEDGRRLYVESMTDSADSPTALAWARAFQHLLACAMAAPELPMSAHPLLSEQERRRILYELNPHRVPQVLHRTMAEPFQEQATRTPEAVALVAASGEHVSYRELNERANRLAHFLRSTGAGPGSRVAICAERGVPQVVAIYAAVKAGCAYVPLDADLPDARLGYMLADCAPTHVLTDPASRSRVPEGGWRVIDLEADAAQWQEQPASDPPVAVSANPGTAILNILYTSGSTGRPKGVAYPTDGALAHLDWMQSQYPYEPGDAAVFKTSPGFDVSIWELFWPLYHGARLIVCEPGAHRDARRLARLVEEHGVTTVFLAPTVMTPFLEQVDASAARLRWALCGGEPVTARVRDTFYRALPDAVLVNCYGPTEAGTVTDMALDPDPGVPVPLGRPAAHFRLSVLGEDLEPLPVGVAGEAYISGPIGLAQSYWRAPARTAERFVADPYGPPGTRMYRTGDLCRYRDDGVLEHLGRIDRQVKIRGLRVEPGEVESVLAADPAVVDCAVAVHGTQGTHGTPARLIAFVVPAEPGTFGEAEAAEVLRRAAALLAEHMRPERLVAVPRIPATVNGKVDTAALLAVWEGFADGEERAIVPPADELEARLVGIYSRVLQSGPVSVLDTFAGLGGHSLLAFTVIDACVAELRVKPEVLKLLTGSVREVAQSIREGHAEPAEPAAPNPG, from the coding sequence GTGAGCAGCAGCCTCCGTCCGGCGCCGTCCGAATGCGTCGGCCCGGTCGCCGTCCCCGCCTGCCCGCCGGACGTCCTGGCGGCGTGCGCCGAGGAGCTGGCCCGGCGGCTGGCGCGGCGCGTGCGCCTGATCCACGGCGAGCACGAGCGCGTGCTGCCGCCGCCGGACGCCGGTCCCGCCGACGCCGCGCTGCTGGTCTCCGAGGACGGCCGGCGGCTGTATGTGGAGTCGATGACCGATTCGGCCGACTCGCCGACCGCGCTGGCGTGGGCTCGGGCGTTCCAACACCTGCTGGCGTGTGCGATGGCCGCGCCGGAGCTGCCGATGTCGGCGCATCCGCTGCTCTCCGAACAGGAGCGCCGGCGGATTCTGTACGAGCTGAACCCGCATCGCGTGCCGCAGGTGCTGCATCGGACGATGGCCGAGCCGTTCCAGGAGCAGGCGACGCGGACGCCGGAGGCGGTGGCGTTGGTCGCCGCTTCCGGGGAGCACGTCAGCTACCGGGAGCTGAACGAGCGCGCGAATCGGCTCGCGCACTTCCTGCGTTCGACTGGCGCCGGTCCTGGCAGCCGCGTCGCGATCTGCGCCGAGCGCGGTGTGCCGCAAGTCGTGGCGATCTACGCGGCGGTGAAGGCGGGCTGCGCGTACGTGCCGCTGGACGCGGACCTGCCCGACGCGCGCCTGGGCTACATGCTCGCCGACTGCGCGCCGACGCATGTGCTCACCGATCCGGCGAGCCGGTCGCGCGTGCCGGAGGGCGGTTGGCGAGTCATCGATCTCGAAGCCGACGCGGCGCAGTGGCAGGAGCAGCCGGCGAGCGATCCGCCCGTGGCGGTGAGCGCGAATCCGGGTACTGCGATTCTCAATATCCTTTACACGTCAGGCTCTACCGGGCGTCCCAAGGGCGTCGCGTATCCGACCGATGGAGCGCTCGCACATCTGGACTGGATGCAGAGTCAGTACCCGTATGAACCCGGCGACGCCGCGGTGTTCAAGACCTCGCCGGGGTTCGACGTCTCCATTTGGGAGCTGTTCTGGCCGCTGTACCACGGCGCGCGCCTGATCGTCTGCGAGCCCGGCGCGCATCGCGACGCGCGGCGGCTGGCGCGGCTGGTCGAGGAGCACGGTGTGACGACCGTGTTCTTGGCGCCGACGGTGATGACGCCGTTCCTGGAGCAGGTGGATGCCTCGGCGGCGCGGCTGCGGTGGGCGTTGTGCGGCGGGGAGCCGGTGACGGCGCGGGTCCGGGACACGTTCTACCGTGCGCTTCCGGACGCTGTGCTCGTGAACTGCTATGGCCCGACGGAAGCCGGGACCGTGACGGATATGGCGCTGGATCCGGATCCCGGCGTGCCGGTGCCGTTGGGGCGTCCGGCGGCGCACTTCCGGTTGAGCGTGCTCGGCGAGGATCTGGAGCCGCTGCCGGTGGGGGTGGCCGGCGAGGCGTATATCAGTGGTCCGATAGGGCTGGCGCAGAGCTACTGGCGCGCGCCGGCGCGGACCGCGGAGCGTTTCGTCGCCGACCCCTATGGACCGCCGGGTACGCGGATGTACCGGACCGGCGACCTGTGCCGCTATCGCGACGACGGCGTGCTGGAGCATCTGGGGCGCATCGACCGGCAGGTGAAGATCCGCGGGCTGCGGGTCGAGCCGGGCGAGGTCGAGTCGGTGCTCGCCGCCGATCCGGCGGTCGTGGACTGCGCGGTGGCTGTCCACGGGACTCAAGGCACGCACGGAACGCCTGCGCGGCTGATCGCCTTCGTCGTACCCGCCGAACCGGGGACGTTCGGCGAGGCGGAGGCGGCCGAGGTGCTGCGCCGCGCCGCCGCGCTCCTGGCCGAACACATGCGGCCCGAGCGGCTGGTCGCGGTCCCGAGGATCCCGGCGACGGTCAACGGCAAGGTCGACACCGCGGCGCTGCTGGCGGTGTGGGAGGGCTTCGCCGACGGCGAGGAGCGCGCGATCGTGCCGCCTGCGGACGAGTTGGAGGCGCGGCTGGTCGGGATCTACAGCCGGGTGCTGCAGTCCGGTCCGGTGAGCGTGCTGGACACCTTCGCCGGGCTCGGCGGGCACTCGCTGCTGGCGTTCACGGTGATCGACGCGTGCGTGGCCGAGCTGCGGGTCAAGCCGGAGGTGCTGAAGCTGCTGACCGGAAGCGTGCGCGAGGTCGCGCAGTCGATCCGCGAAGGACACGCGGAACCCGCCGAACCCGCCGCCCCGAATCCTGGATAG
- a CDS encoding cytochrome P450 yields the protein MRTDEAGLLAEPEADTEPEFHYDPFSYQVQKDPYPIYAWMRENAPVYHNPERNFYALSRYADVDAALRDPATFTNRNGISLEPALWGPQAYKNVFFLALDPPDHGTLRGLVSKDFTPRSVIQREQRIRELCRRRLDPLLESGDYVDFAADYAAAVPNDVVCEMLGVPESDWDLIRFDTDRLTKRANESDERSEETLAAAFRLATYYVHLVSEVRKHPGDNLTSLLCEAEVAGGGKLTDSEIVAFLFLLVSGGNESTGKLIGNAWYHGWRLPDVQRAGLEGRFDDWMNETLRYDSSSQMTSRTVTRDVEMHGVQVPAGVRMVMLPASANRDHRVFTDPDVFDIDRDTRKMISFGAGPHHCLGGALAKSEIRIVLEEAAAEVAEYEIDIENAKRVQSAHQRGFTTLPCRVTRRARRRETG from the coding sequence ATGCGCACTGACGAAGCCGGCTTGCTGGCCGAGCCCGAAGCCGACACCGAACCCGAGTTCCACTACGACCCGTTCTCCTACCAGGTCCAGAAGGACCCGTATCCGATCTACGCCTGGATGCGCGAGAACGCGCCGGTCTACCACAACCCCGAGCGCAACTTCTACGCGCTGTCCCGGTACGCCGACGTCGACGCGGCGCTGCGCGACCCGGCGACGTTCACCAACCGCAACGGGATCTCGCTGGAGCCCGCGCTGTGGGGTCCGCAGGCGTACAAGAACGTCTTCTTCCTCGCCCTGGACCCGCCGGACCACGGCACGCTGCGCGGGCTGGTGTCCAAGGACTTCACGCCGCGCAGCGTGATCCAGCGCGAGCAGCGCATCAGGGAGCTGTGCCGCAGGCGGCTGGACCCGCTGCTGGAGTCCGGGGACTACGTCGACTTCGCCGCCGACTACGCCGCCGCCGTGCCGAACGACGTGGTCTGCGAGATGCTCGGCGTCCCGGAGAGCGACTGGGATCTGATCCGCTTCGACACCGACCGGCTGACCAAGCGCGCCAACGAGTCCGACGAGCGCTCGGAGGAGACGCTGGCCGCGGCGTTCCGGCTCGCGACGTACTACGTGCACCTGGTCTCCGAGGTGCGCAAGCATCCCGGAGACAACCTCACCTCGCTGCTGTGCGAGGCCGAGGTCGCCGGCGGCGGCAAGCTCACCGACTCGGAGATCGTGGCGTTCCTGTTCCTGCTGGTCTCCGGCGGCAACGAGTCCACCGGCAAACTGATCGGCAACGCCTGGTACCACGGCTGGCGGCTGCCGGACGTCCAGCGCGCGGGCCTGGAAGGGCGCTTCGACGACTGGATGAACGAGACCCTGCGCTACGACTCCAGCAGCCAGATGACCTCCCGCACGGTGACCCGCGACGTGGAGATGCACGGCGTCCAGGTCCCGGCAGGCGTCCGCATGGTGATGCTCCCCGCCTCGGCGAACCGCGACCACCGCGTCTTCACCGACCCCGACGTCTTCGACATCGACCGCGACACCCGCAAGATGATCAGCTTCGGCGCCGGCCCGCACCACTGCCTCGGCGGCGCACTCGCCAAGTCCGAGATCCGCATCGTGCTCGAGGAAGCCGCCGCCGAGGTGGCCGAGTACGAGATCGACATCGAGAACGCCAAGCGCGTGCAGTCGGCGCACCAGCGCGGCTTCACGACGCTACCGTGCCGCGTGACGCGGCGGGCGCGGCGGCGGGAGACGGGGTGA
- a CDS encoding AMP-binding protein yields the protein MVRQNQTPYDLVRAVARADGDRAALVDPAGAGAQLSYAELIARTETLARRLREHGVGAEQPVAVVLERGADTVVAMLAVLAAGGVYCPLDVSAPDARLTAVVELLGAKVALTDAAHAGRLPAGVDALRLEAVSAASVTASGAASDSGTALDSASGSTPASAADSGTASDSNSASASDSGTGSASASNSASDTGALDPDSAFEPAAPTPDSLAYVLYTSGSTGVPKGVAMTHRGLSRLISWQTASGAPGLRTLQFTATSFDVTFQEVLSTLATGGCLVVAGEQVRRDPALLLETIVKERIQRLFLPYVALQLMAVTAARLAIVPESLEHVVTAGERLVVTPAIRDLFTTLPHCRLDNHYGPTEAHLVTSQTLPQDRAAWPDVPGIGAPVAGVACHVLDERLHAVPDGEVGELYVSGPCLARGYLADPARTAERFVADPGADAPGERWYRTGDLVRRIADGTYEFLGRADGQLKVRGFRVEPGEVETALTSHPRVQAAAVGLRQIEDGISILVGYLQTDGAVSQREIGDHARALLPAYMVPSRYLTVPALPRTGTGKVDTRALAEIALPDAADSSDAADAADPDQLPLSDLITALWIRVLGHDEFDPDDDFFDVGGDSLLATWVAAELGQMLGRPVELSLFLEYSTVEDLAEALGSQGSATATGAALIAGSSRSSASQIVTLRPGPSGRSLYLFHPLGGELICYRELARASRAPVRVLGVGWSGAPPEYGATLEDIARVHVEQLLVIQPDAPFLLAGWSFGGVLAFEVARQLTAAGASVDFLGLIDANPVIDPITGLPLADTPFLGVLDEVVTLLDAPGTTSADLTALTSGDTWLQLMGAPIAPGASSTYLRTALDTARACMWAAMRYQARRHDGPIDVFQASGSGADRQEALAGAIRSLAGGAFRTVAVPGGHWACIRAEDGAETARALDAALERVGAAGSGTHGS from the coding sequence ATGGTGAGACAGAACCAGACCCCTTACGACCTCGTCCGCGCCGTGGCGCGCGCCGACGGCGACCGCGCCGCGCTTGTCGACCCGGCCGGCGCCGGGGCGCAGCTGTCGTACGCGGAGCTGATCGCCCGCACCGAGACGCTGGCGCGCCGGCTGCGGGAGCACGGCGTGGGCGCCGAGCAGCCGGTCGCCGTCGTGCTGGAGCGCGGGGCGGACACTGTGGTGGCGATGCTGGCGGTGCTCGCCGCCGGCGGCGTCTACTGCCCGCTGGACGTCTCGGCGCCGGACGCGCGGCTGACCGCGGTCGTGGAACTGCTCGGGGCGAAGGTCGCGCTGACCGACGCGGCGCACGCCGGCCGGCTGCCCGCCGGGGTGGACGCGCTGCGGCTGGAGGCCGTATCAGCAGCCTCAGTTACTGCCTCAGGCGCCGCCTCAGACTCAGGCACCGCCTTGGACTCAGCCTCGGGCTCAACCCCAGCCTCAGCCGCGGACTCAGGCACCGCCTCGGACTCGAACTCAGCCTCAGCCTCGGACTCAGGCACCGGCTCAGCCTCAGCCTCGAACTCGGCCTCGGACACCGGAGCCCTCGACCCCGACTCAGCGTTCGAGCCCGCCGCACCCACCCCGGACTCCCTCGCCTACGTCCTCTACACCTCCGGCTCCACCGGCGTCCCCAAGGGCGTGGCGATGACCCACCGCGGTCTGTCCCGCCTCATCAGCTGGCAGACCGCCTCCGGCGCTCCGGGACTGCGCACGCTCCAGTTCACCGCGACCTCCTTCGACGTCACCTTCCAGGAAGTGCTCTCCACCCTGGCCACCGGCGGCTGCCTCGTCGTCGCCGGCGAGCAGGTCCGGCGCGATCCGGCGCTGCTGCTGGAGACGATCGTCAAGGAGCGGATCCAGCGCCTCTTCCTGCCCTACGTCGCCCTGCAGCTCATGGCGGTCACCGCCGCGCGGCTGGCGATCGTCCCGGAGAGCCTGGAGCACGTCGTCACCGCCGGCGAGCGCCTGGTCGTCACCCCCGCGATCCGCGACCTGTTCACCACGCTGCCGCACTGCCGTCTGGACAACCACTACGGACCCACCGAAGCGCACCTGGTCACCAGCCAGACCCTGCCGCAGGACCGCGCCGCCTGGCCGGACGTCCCCGGCATCGGCGCCCCGGTCGCCGGCGTCGCCTGCCATGTCCTCGACGAGCGGCTGCACGCAGTGCCCGATGGCGAGGTCGGCGAACTCTACGTCTCAGGACCCTGTCTGGCGCGCGGCTACCTCGCCGACCCGGCACGCACCGCTGAGCGCTTCGTTGCCGACCCCGGCGCCGACGCACCGGGGGAGCGTTGGTACCGGACCGGTGACCTGGTGCGCCGCATCGCCGATGGGACCTATGAATTCCTCGGCCGCGCCGACGGTCAGCTGAAGGTGCGCGGGTTCCGCGTCGAGCCCGGCGAGGTCGAGACCGCGCTGACGAGCCACCCGCGGGTCCAGGCCGCCGCCGTCGGACTGCGGCAGATCGAGGACGGGATCTCGATCCTGGTCGGATACCTCCAGACCGACGGCGCCGTCTCGCAGCGGGAGATCGGCGATCATGCCAGGGCACTGCTACCCGCCTACATGGTGCCCTCGCGCTACCTGACCGTGCCCGCACTGCCGCGCACCGGAACCGGCAAGGTCGACACCCGGGCGCTCGCCGAGATCGCGCTGCCCGACGCCGCCGATTCCTCCGACGCCGCCGACGCTGCCGACCCCGACCAGCTCCCCTTGTCCGACCTCATCACCGCTCTATGGATCCGCGTCCTCGGCCACGACGAATTCGACCCCGACGACGACTTCTTCGACGTCGGCGGCGACTCCCTGCTCGCCACCTGGGTAGCCGCCGAGCTGGGGCAGATGCTCGGCCGCCCGGTCGAGTTGTCGCTGTTCCTGGAATACAGCACCGTCGAAGACCTCGCCGAAGCTCTCGGCTCGCAGGGCTCTGCGACCGCGACAGGAGCGGCACTGATCGCGGGATCCTCACGCAGCTCAGCTTCGCAGATCGTCACCCTGCGCCCCGGACCGTCCGGCCGCAGTCTGTACCTGTTCCACCCGCTCGGCGGCGAGCTGATCTGCTACCGCGAGCTGGCCCGCGCCAGCCGTGCCCCGGTCCGCGTCCTCGGCGTCGGCTGGAGTGGCGCGCCGCCGGAGTACGGCGCCACGCTGGAGGACATCGCCCGCGTGCACGTCGAGCAGCTGCTGGTCATCCAGCCCGACGCGCCGTTTCTATTGGCCGGGTGGTCCTTCGGCGGCGTGCTCGCCTTCGAAGTCGCCCGGCAGCTCACCGCGGCCGGCGCGAGCGTGGACTTCCTCGGGCTGATCGACGCCAACCCGGTGATCGACCCCATCACCGGGCTGCCGCTGGCGGACACGCCGTTCCTGGGCGTGCTGGACGAGGTGGTGACGCTGCTCGACGCACCCGGGACCACCTCCGCCGATCTCACGGCTCTGACATCCGGCGACACCTGGCTCCAGCTCATGGGCGCGCCGATCGCCCCCGGCGCCTCAAGTACGTATCTGCGGACCGCGCTGGACACCGCCCGAGCGTGTATGTGGGCTGCGATGCGCTACCAGGCGCGCCGCCACGACGGCCCGATCGACGTGTTCCAGGCCTCCGGGTCCGGGGCGGATCGGCAGGAAGCGCTGGCCGGGGCGATCCGCAGCCTGGCCGGCGGCGCGTTCCGGACGGTCGCCGTCCCCGGCGGCCACTGGGCGTGCATCAGGGCGGAGGACGGGGCCGAGACGGCCAGGGCACTGGATGCCGCGCTCGAGCGCGTCGGCGCGGCGGGGAGTGGGACGCATGGATCTTGA
- a CDS encoding chlorinating enzyme — MDLETDRKTFAEQGFIGPFTLWEPEEMTAWWKTQRKALLDPAKSARKVFDNPVNYDRHLDIPGLSSLITEPEMVRRMQALIGPDVLCWRTEFFPKNPGDSGTGWHQVETYAIGETSEGMLEATEHSDGVPMELTCWVAFTEATKENGCMRLIPGSHRQWRYDEHAPMKWNGAARDNSFFGYNYEDIKIDKNWDPDAQDVRDVEMRPGQFIIFTARTIHGSRPNTANRQRMGHAIRVVPTHVRVYGGMTGFDEFGHHFDLARHGCVLVAGQDDYGLNRLAQHNAWGDRFTPLDRMAV; from the coding sequence ATGGATCTTGAGACCGACCGGAAGACCTTCGCCGAGCAGGGGTTCATCGGACCGTTCACGCTCTGGGAGCCCGAGGAGATGACCGCGTGGTGGAAGACGCAGCGCAAGGCGCTGCTCGACCCCGCCAAGAGCGCCCGCAAGGTGTTCGACAACCCCGTGAACTACGACCGCCACCTGGACATCCCCGGACTCAGTTCCCTGATCACCGAGCCGGAGATGGTCCGCCGGATGCAGGCGCTGATCGGTCCGGACGTGCTGTGCTGGCGCACCGAGTTCTTCCCCAAGAACCCCGGCGACTCCGGCACCGGCTGGCATCAGGTCGAGACCTACGCCATCGGCGAGACCTCCGAGGGCATGCTGGAGGCCACCGAGCACTCCGACGGCGTGCCGATGGAGCTGACGTGCTGGGTCGCCTTCACCGAGGCCACCAAGGAGAACGGCTGCATGCGGCTGATCCCCGGCAGCCACCGGCAGTGGCGCTACGACGAACACGCGCCGATGAAGTGGAACGGCGCGGCGCGCGACAACTCCTTCTTCGGCTACAACTACGAAGACATCAAGATCGACAAGAACTGGGACCCGGACGCGCAGGATGTCCGGGACGTGGAAATGCGCCCCGGGCAGTTCATCATCTTCACCGCGCGCACCATCCACGGCTCCCGCCCGAACACCGCCAACCGGCAGCGTATGGGGCACGCGATCCGCGTCGTCCCCACGCACGTCCGCGTCTACGGCGGCATGACCGGGTTCGACGAGTTCGGACACCACTTCGACCTGGCGCGGCACGGCTGCGTGCTGGTCGCAGGACAGGACGACTACGGGCTCAACCGGCTCGCACAACACAACGCGTGGGGCGACCGGTTCACCCCGCTCGACCGGATGGCGGTGTGA
- a CDS encoding fatty acid desaturase: MTDVRATYLRFPAWTQHFWTWQTGKALPGQKPLLRHTWASYLTLTLALFLGGLAVSATAVAAEYPYWYLALLAGWFLTVCGARMMVLVIAHQALHRRFSGTAARDGFWGETVTVLSVFHTFREFKEEHFDNHHRREIFATEADPPVQFLEALGFRPEMSRDQLWRRAWIVFFSPAFYGRNAYGRLRSNIVNGRVRKLGVLIWLGGWLSVPFWAPHGGWVLLLAFVIPVILFAQLSALLDRLGEHEWLAPRVPEYGHRFYTAANTSARFCGAPVPARHTPLARQSAQWLRWSVATLCYHVPARLLVIVGDLPNHDYHHRYPSTPEWTTAAYARQRDIDSGRDGGPPYQEVWGVGAAIDRLFRSWEGSPTDEPTYSHR, translated from the coding sequence ATGACCGACGTGCGGGCGACCTATCTCCGCTTCCCCGCATGGACGCAGCACTTCTGGACCTGGCAGACCGGCAAGGCTCTGCCAGGCCAGAAGCCGCTCCTGCGGCACACCTGGGCAAGCTACCTGACGTTGACGCTGGCCCTGTTCCTCGGCGGACTGGCGGTCAGCGCCACCGCTGTGGCAGCCGAGTATCCCTACTGGTATCTGGCGTTGCTGGCCGGCTGGTTCCTGACCGTGTGCGGCGCGCGCATGATGGTGCTCGTCATCGCCCACCAGGCGCTGCACCGCCGGTTCTCCGGCACGGCGGCGCGCGACGGGTTCTGGGGCGAGACCGTCACGGTCCTGAGCGTCTTCCACACGTTCCGCGAGTTCAAGGAAGAACACTTCGACAACCACCACCGGCGCGAGATCTTCGCCACCGAGGCCGATCCGCCGGTACAGTTCCTGGAAGCACTCGGCTTCCGTCCGGAGATGAGCCGGGACCAGCTGTGGCGCCGGGCGTGGATCGTGTTCTTCTCCCCGGCGTTCTACGGCCGCAACGCCTACGGTCGGCTGCGCAGCAACATCGTCAACGGCCGCGTCCGCAAACTCGGCGTGCTGATCTGGCTCGGCGGATGGCTGTCGGTGCCGTTCTGGGCGCCGCACGGCGGCTGGGTTCTGCTGCTGGCGTTCGTGATCCCGGTGATCCTGTTCGCGCAGCTGTCCGCGCTGCTGGACCGGCTCGGCGAGCACGAGTGGCTGGCGCCGCGCGTCCCCGAGTACGGACACCGCTTCTACACCGCCGCCAACACCTCGGCGCGGTTCTGCGGCGCCCCGGTCCCGGCCCGGCACACCCCGCTGGCGCGGCAGAGCGCGCAGTGGCTGCGCTGGAGCGTCGCAACACTCTGCTACCACGTCCCGGCCAGGCTGCTGGTCATCGTCGGCGACCTGCCCAACCACGACTACCACCACCGGTACCCGTCCACCCCGGAGTGGACGACGGCCGCCTATGCCCGCCAGCGCGACATCGACTCCGGCCGGGACGGCGGACCGCCGTACCAAGAGGTCTGGGGCGTGGGCGCGGCGATCGACCGCCTCTTCCGGAGCTGGGAGGGTTCCCCGACCGATGAACCGACCTATTCCCATCGTTGA